The Desulfosporosinus acidiphilus SJ4 genome has a window encoding:
- a CDS encoding F0F1 ATP synthase subunit epsilon: MASTFGLRIVSPNGDVLKEDVEFVVLPGGAGELGILPNHAPLIAGLDIGVVRYTINGTVKRLALAGGFVEVADNSATILADTAELSENIDLQRALAAKERAAKRLTSPTSEVDVKRAEYALRKAVARISASEDKK; encoded by the coding sequence ATGGCAAGTACATTTGGATTGCGCATTGTCTCCCCGAATGGAGACGTTCTGAAGGAAGATGTAGAGTTTGTTGTGCTTCCTGGGGGAGCCGGTGAGTTAGGAATATTACCTAACCACGCACCTCTTATTGCGGGACTTGATATTGGCGTTGTTCGTTACACGATCAATGGTACAGTCAAACGCCTTGCCTTAGCGGGTGGCTTCGTCGAAGTGGCTGATAACTCTGCAACGATTCTTGCTGATACGGCTGAGCTGAGTGAGAACATTGATCTCCAGCGTGCCTTGGCAGCGAAGGAGCGCGCTGCAAAGCGTTTAACTTCACCAACCAGTGAAGTCGACGTAAAACGGGCGGAGTATGCTCTGCGTAAAGCTGTGGCTCGGATTAGTGCATCTGAAGATAAGAAGTAA
- the atpD gene encoding F0F1 ATP synthase subunit beta — translation MKNGKVLQVMGPVVDVAFAPDELPEIYTAIKIKVPEKNIDLTLEAAQHLGNDTVRCVAMSSTDGLQRGIEAINTGAPITVPVGPATLGRMVNVLGEQIDNVGEISMEHTYPIHRPAPAFEDQEPSTRILETGIKVIDLLAPYSKGGKIGLFGGAGVGKTVLIMELINNIAKQHGGISVFAGVGERTREGNDLYHEMKESGVIDKTAMVFGQMNEPPGARLRVGLTGLTMAEYFRDEQGQDVLLFIDNIFRFTQAGSEVSALLGRMPSAVGYQPTLATEMGQLQERITSTRTGSITSVQAIYVPADDLTDPAPATAFAHLDAKTVLSRAIAEIGIYPAVDPLDSTSRILSPLVLGEEHYAVARQVQQILQKYKELQDIIAILGMDELSEEEKLIVARARKIQRFLSQPFFVAENFTGSPGKYVPLKDTIRGFKEIAEGKYDDISEAAFLMVGPIEEVVEKAKKMGA, via the coding sequence GGTAGTTGACGTTGCTTTCGCACCTGATGAACTGCCGGAAATATACACTGCTATTAAGATCAAGGTTCCCGAGAAGAACATTGATCTTACCTTAGAAGCTGCTCAGCATCTAGGAAATGACACAGTACGCTGCGTAGCTATGTCCTCTACCGATGGTCTGCAAAGGGGCATTGAGGCAATAAATACCGGTGCACCAATTACAGTTCCTGTTGGCCCAGCGACACTGGGGCGGATGGTTAACGTTTTAGGAGAGCAAATTGATAACGTCGGAGAAATCAGTATGGAGCATACTTATCCGATTCATCGTCCTGCTCCCGCCTTTGAAGATCAAGAACCATCAACCCGTATTTTAGAAACCGGAATCAAAGTTATTGACTTACTGGCTCCCTACTCGAAGGGTGGTAAGATCGGACTCTTTGGCGGTGCCGGTGTTGGTAAGACAGTCTTAATCATGGAACTGATCAACAATATTGCTAAGCAACATGGTGGTATCTCTGTATTCGCCGGTGTTGGAGAGCGGACTCGTGAAGGAAACGACCTTTACCACGAAATGAAAGAATCAGGCGTTATCGATAAGACAGCCATGGTGTTCGGTCAAATGAATGAACCGCCTGGTGCTCGTCTGCGGGTAGGATTAACCGGACTGACCATGGCGGAATATTTCCGTGATGAACAAGGTCAAGACGTGTTGCTCTTCATCGACAACATTTTCCGCTTTACTCAGGCAGGATCTGAAGTTTCGGCTTTGCTCGGCCGGATGCCATCTGCTGTTGGTTATCAACCAACTTTGGCTACAGAAATGGGTCAATTGCAAGAGCGGATTACTTCAACTCGTACCGGTTCTATTACTTCAGTACAAGCTATCTATGTGCCGGCTGACGACTTAACAGACCCCGCACCGGCAACAGCATTTGCTCACTTGGACGCTAAGACAGTTTTGTCCCGTGCCATTGCCGAAATCGGTATTTACCCGGCAGTGGACCCACTGGATTCAACATCACGGATTCTCTCTCCCCTGGTTTTAGGTGAAGAGCATTATGCGGTTGCCCGACAAGTTCAGCAAATTCTGCAAAAATACAAAGAGCTGCAGGATATCATTGCAATTCTCGGTATGGATGAGTTATCTGAAGAAGAGAAACTTATCGTTGCCCGGGCACGTAAGATTCAACGGTTCTTGTCACAGCCATTCTTCGTTGCAGAAAACTTTACAGGTTCGCCTGGAAAGTATGTGCCTTTGAAAGATACAATTCGTGGCTTTAAAGAAATTGCGGAAGGTAAATACGATGACATTTCGGAGGCAGCCTTCCTGATGGTGGGCCCCATTGAAGAAGTAGTTGAAAAAGCTAAGAAAATGGGGGCGTAA